One window of Leptospira wolbachii serovar Codice str. CDC genomic DNA carries:
- a CDS encoding LIC_12586 family protein produces the protein MERILSFQRLYVYRQSLSQLLNRIRENKRVLFSFLALGFIFFAFILCYYGLEFYLRNYRIPLVQLRKVVSYTINKELGKAVDIGVLDFSLREGLIIEDLVVSNEEDFSFNDHMLKVKKVTFRLSSYFKDSPTVEQIDFYSPHLVLNENASLRNQLIEYAQKSKLKDIRFHDARLTVKQNDSTLVDWKEGWDIVLKRKSKKLYLSYNNGWFWIPNTTRIKGEGEFSETNLDEFQFEFKWKNYPSEEAIILTNYLFGSNVHSAVLSGEGKIFRDPLSGFTASGDVEFENSLIPVPFFENYILDGFRFREVFLFTPNKEEREFLGTDFRIKTSVKTETIKEPLLERHLEFQIESLENIAERISDLSGNFNLPLSGVLKGNIELTESGDKNKWFQLRGELSGSEIQWDSRLLQLEKGNLSLKLLEGNEWDLNFDSLLFGKPSHLSGAGLSVWGRSKKTDGSYYYPMVSKTKLNFQTPDLNGSDWKPLYEDWKRETLEEIRERQEKLIPEEYFYQTKIYKYFLESMNLDLGFQIANYYPFGGSKSLGESKGNFLVKDGRMSFNLNLGNSNSKISMISYFASKTPNFGFSLVLNEYPWSDPWMNFCGAELKPTHVSLDYSFNSMGSDYYTLHKDARTSYFLKLFGVSLKEADLVSKLEMDLSPLKKPFQMEFDLSRYSDMDYISNLVVTSESLDLKGYGNNKNGNYAFTTYGLVGESRGSFSFTEEENKCVIK, from the coding sequence TTGGAACGGATCCTTTCTTTTCAACGCCTATATGTTTATAGGCAATCCCTTTCCCAACTACTAAATAGAATCCGAGAAAACAAACGGGTTCTATTTTCATTTCTGGCCCTCGGTTTCATTTTTTTCGCTTTTATTCTCTGTTATTATGGCCTTGAATTCTACCTCCGTAACTATCGCATTCCTTTGGTTCAACTTAGAAAAGTGGTCTCCTATACGATCAATAAGGAACTTGGAAAGGCGGTCGACATCGGTGTCCTTGACTTTTCTCTTAGAGAAGGCCTCATTATTGAGGACTTAGTAGTTTCCAATGAAGAAGACTTCTCCTTTAACGACCACATGTTGAAGGTAAAAAAAGTTACCTTTCGGTTATCAAGTTACTTCAAAGATTCACCCACAGTCGAACAAATAGATTTTTATAGTCCGCATTTGGTTTTGAACGAAAATGCGAGTTTACGAAATCAACTCATCGAATATGCGCAAAAGAGTAAATTAAAAGACATTCGATTTCATGATGCAAGGCTTACCGTCAAACAAAACGATTCTACATTAGTGGATTGGAAAGAGGGTTGGGATATTGTATTGAAACGAAAGAGTAAAAAATTATATCTTTCGTATAACAACGGTTGGTTTTGGATTCCTAACACAACTCGAATTAAAGGAGAGGGTGAATTTTCCGAAACGAATTTGGATGAGTTTCAATTTGAGTTTAAATGGAAAAATTATCCATCGGAAGAAGCCATCATCCTTACCAATTATCTATTTGGCTCCAACGTACATTCGGCAGTCCTTTCGGGAGAAGGGAAGATTTTTCGGGATCCCCTATCTGGATTTACAGCAAGTGGTGATGTAGAGTTTGAAAATTCACTCATACCAGTTCCATTTTTTGAAAACTATATCTTGGATGGATTTAGGTTTCGGGAAGTTTTTCTTTTCACTCCCAATAAAGAAGAAAGGGAATTTTTGGGAACGGACTTTCGAATCAAAACTTCTGTCAAAACGGAAACCATCAAAGAGCCACTTCTAGAAAGACATTTAGAATTCCAAATTGAATCACTTGAAAACATTGCAGAAAGGATATCTGATCTTTCTGGCAATTTTAATCTTCCTTTGTCCGGAGTTCTAAAAGGGAATATAGAGTTAACCGAGTCTGGTGATAAAAATAAATGGTTCCAACTCCGGGGTGAACTTAGCGGTTCGGAAATCCAGTGGGATTCCCGACTGTTACAATTGGAAAAAGGAAACCTTTCGTTGAAACTATTGGAAGGCAATGAATGGGATTTGAATTTTGATTCTCTGCTTTTTGGAAAACCTTCTCATCTATCTGGAGCAGGTTTGAGTGTTTGGGGTCGTTCGAAAAAAACGGATGGTTCTTATTATTATCCGATGGTTTCCAAAACAAAACTTAATTTCCAAACACCAGACTTAAATGGAAGCGATTGGAAACCTTTGTATGAGGATTGGAAAAGGGAGACCTTGGAAGAAATTCGGGAACGCCAAGAGAAATTAATTCCGGAAGAATACTTTTATCAAACTAAGATTTATAAATACTTCTTAGAATCGATGAACCTAGATCTCGGATTTCAAATTGCCAATTATTATCCTTTTGGTGGATCCAAATCGCTTGGCGAATCGAAAGGAAATTTTTTAGTCAAAGACGGAAGGATGAGTTTTAATTTGAATTTGGGTAATTCCAATTCAAAGATTTCAATGATTTCTTACTTCGCAAGTAAGACACCTAACTTTGGATTTAGTTTGGTTTTAAATGAATATCCCTGGTCCGATCCGTGGATGAATTTTTGTGGAGCCGAACTAAAACCCACGCATGTCAGTTTGGATTATAGTTTCAATAGTATGGGAAGTGATTATTATACCCTTCATAAAGATGCCCGAACTTCCTATTTTCTGAAACTTTTTGGAGTGAGTTTAAAGGAAGCAGATTTGGTTTCTAAATTGGAAATGGATTTAAGCCCACTGAAAAAACCTTTCCAGATGGAATTTGATTTGAGTCGTTATTCCGATATGGATTATATTTCTAATTTAGTGGTTACAAGCGAATCCTTAGACTTAAAAGGTTATGGAAATAACAAAAATGGAAACTATGCTTTTACCACGTATGGGCTCGTTGGAGAATCTAGAGGAAGTTTTAGTTTTACAGAAGAGGAAAATAAATGCGTCATCAAATAG
- the lpxB gene encoding lipid-A-disaccharide synthase translates to MVTKKKSHLHESDKNILVIAGEHSGDLLGADLLQELAILEPEYKFYGIGGEGMIEHGLDSMEELEHLSVIGFSEALKKYSFLKKIFYRVLDETERRPTKLAILIDYPGFNLRLAKELKLRGIPTVFYVSPQIWAWKFNRIYFIKEQIALMLTLFQFEEEIYTEYGVNAKFVGHPITKRIPEKLKKEPVITEKLPDSHHGYTVGLLPGSRKGEIRRLIDPILGTAALLHEQCKLEKKKIVFLLPNINAKEETFLLEKIDSLKQIHPDIQIHYLWNASLRVMETSDLLLIASGTATLEGLYFETPMVILYKVSLFTYLLGSLLMRSKFIGLANILSGQEVCREITQNECQPKYIFQEAWKILSNTKLRNKMKGILRDAKERELGTTNASKKAAKEIQSLLRTLSN, encoded by the coding sequence ATGGTAACCAAAAAAAAATCCCATCTACATGAGTCAGACAAAAATATCCTAGTCATTGCCGGCGAACATTCCGGCGATTTACTCGGAGCTGATCTATTACAAGAGCTCGCAATCCTCGAACCAGAATATAAATTCTATGGAATTGGTGGGGAAGGAATGATCGAACACGGACTTGATTCCATGGAAGAACTGGAACATCTCAGTGTGATTGGATTTTCGGAAGCTTTAAAAAAATATAGTTTCTTAAAAAAGATTTTCTACCGCGTTTTAGACGAAACGGAACGCCGACCAACCAAACTCGCCATTTTAATTGATTATCCAGGATTTAACTTACGTTTGGCGAAAGAGTTAAAGTTACGAGGCATTCCCACAGTATTTTATGTATCTCCTCAAATCTGGGCCTGGAAATTCAACCGCATTTATTTTATCAAAGAACAGATAGCGCTTATGCTTACCCTCTTCCAATTCGAGGAAGAAATTTATACCGAATATGGTGTGAACGCAAAATTTGTGGGCCATCCCATCACCAAACGGATTCCAGAAAAACTAAAAAAAGAACCTGTGATCACGGAGAAACTTCCTGATTCCCACCATGGTTATACAGTAGGACTCCTTCCTGGTTCCAGAAAAGGGGAAATTCGTAGGCTCATTGATCCCATTCTTGGGACTGCGGCCCTTCTCCACGAACAATGTAAGTTAGAGAAAAAGAAGATTGTTTTTCTTCTCCCGAATATCAATGCCAAAGAAGAAACCTTCCTTTTGGAAAAAATTGATTCCTTAAAACAAATCCATCCCGATATCCAAATCCATTACCTATGGAATGCATCCCTGCGAGTGATGGAAACAAGCGACTTACTTCTCATAGCCTCAGGAACAGCCACTTTGGAAGGATTGTATTTTGAAACCCCGATGGTGATTCTCTATAAAGTGAGTCTGTTTACTTATCTTCTCGGATCTTTGTTGATGAGGTCAAAATTTATAGGTCTTGCCAATATTCTATCTGGGCAGGAAGTCTGTCGGGAAATTACGCAAAATGAATGCCAACCGAAGTATATTTTCCAAGAGGCATGGAAGATTTTATCTAATACAAAATTAAGAAATAAAATGAAAGGAATCCTTCGAGACGCAAAAGAAAGGGAACTGGGAACTACAAATGCATCCAAAAAGGCGGCAAAGGAAATCCAGTCACTCCTTCGAACCCTTTCGAATTAA